Proteins found in one Chthonomonadales bacterium genomic segment:
- a CDS encoding dihydroorotate dehydrogenase, giving the protein MSAPGRPDMSVQLGPLRLRNPVLTASGTFGFGSEWADFFDLSRLGAITVKAVTVTPRAGNPMPRTVETAAGMLNAIGLQNPGLEGFLAEKLPYLRRFDCPVIVNIAADRVEDFDALAERLDDVGGVAALELNISCPNQACGGLEFGVDPALTAQVVASVRARTRLPLIVKLSPNVTDITTIARAAADAGADILSLVNTFVGTAIDSRERRFRLANRTGGLSGPCIKPLALYMVWRVAQAVRLPIIGMGGIADATDAVEFLLAGASAVATGTIHFINPMAPVEIIDGIERYLVDQGFASVGEIIGAVAAR; this is encoded by the coding sequence ATGAGCGCGCCGGGGCGCCCGGACATGAGCGTACAACTCGGGCCGCTGCGCCTACGCAACCCCGTGCTCACCGCGTCGGGCACCTTCGGCTTCGGCAGCGAGTGGGCCGACTTCTTCGACCTGAGTCGGCTCGGGGCGATCACCGTCAAGGCGGTCACCGTGACGCCGCGCGCGGGCAACCCGATGCCGCGCACGGTGGAGACGGCCGCCGGCATGCTCAACGCCATTGGCCTGCAGAACCCCGGCCTCGAAGGGTTCCTTGCCGAGAAGCTGCCCTACCTGCGCCGCTTCGACTGCCCGGTGATCGTGAACATCGCCGCCGATCGCGTGGAGGACTTTGATGCGCTGGCGGAGCGCCTGGACGACGTGGGCGGCGTCGCGGCGCTGGAACTAAACATCTCGTGCCCTAACCAGGCCTGCGGCGGCCTGGAGTTCGGCGTCGACCCGGCGCTGACGGCGCAGGTGGTCGCGTCGGTCCGCGCGCGCACGCGCCTGCCGCTGATCGTCAAGCTATCGCCCAACGTCACCGACATCACCACGATCGCGCGGGCGGCCGCCGATGCCGGCGCCGACATCCTCTCGCTCGTCAACACGTTCGTCGGGACGGCGATCGACTCGCGCGAGCGCCGCTTCCGCCTGGCCAACCGCACGGGGGGCCTCTCCGGCCCGTGCATCAAGCCGCTCGCCCTCTACATGGTGTGGCGCGTCGCGCAGGCCGTGCGACTGCCGATCATCGGCATGGGCGGCATCGCCGACGCCACCGACGCCGTCGAGTTCCTGCTGGCCGGCGCGAGCGCCGTGGCCACCGGGACCATTCACTTCATCAATCCGATGGCGCCCGTGGAGATCATCGACGGCATCGAGCGCTACCTCGTTGATCAGGGCTTCGCCTCGGTCGGCGAGATCATTGGCGCTGTCGCCGCTCGCTGA
- a CDS encoding aldo/keto reductase, with protein MVERRRLGRNGPELTTVGFGAWAVGGPWRFGWGRQDDRESVAAIRKAVDLGVNWIDTAAVYGVGHSEEVVGEALGQLGATDAYVATKCGRAVGADGTPHGDLRPASIRAEMDASLRRLGLDHVDLYQIHWPETETGTPLEESWQAMADLQDEGKARWIGVSNFDVAQLERCEAIRHVDSLQPPLSLLRREAADELIPWCLRNGTGVIVYSPMQAGLLSGSFRIGRVAEDDWRRRNPLFQGAALAANLAFVERLRPIAERHGRTVGNLAVAWALGVPGVTSAIVGARRPAQVEENVGAMGLALSPDDLAEIGRAYAETAAERS; from the coding sequence ATGGTGGAGAGGCGGAGGCTCGGGCGCAACGGCCCGGAGTTGACAACCGTCGGGTTCGGCGCGTGGGCCGTCGGCGGTCCCTGGCGGTTCGGCTGGGGCCGTCAGGACGATCGTGAGTCGGTTGCCGCGATCCGGAAAGCCGTCGACCTCGGGGTGAACTGGATCGACACCGCGGCAGTCTACGGCGTCGGGCATTCGGAGGAGGTGGTTGGCGAGGCGCTGGGGCAACTCGGCGCCACGGACGCCTACGTCGCCACCAAGTGCGGCCGCGCGGTTGGCGCCGACGGCACGCCGCACGGCGACCTGCGGCCCGCCAGCATCCGCGCTGAGATGGACGCGAGCCTGCGCCGCCTCGGGCTGGACCACGTCGACCTTTACCAGATCCACTGGCCGGAGACCGAGACCGGCACGCCACTCGAGGAATCCTGGCAGGCGATGGCGGACCTGCAAGACGAGGGCAAGGCGCGCTGGATCGGGGTGAGCAACTTCGACGTTGCCCAACTCGAGCGCTGCGAGGCCATCCGCCACGTCGACTCGCTTCAGCCGCCGCTCAGCCTGCTGCGGCGCGAGGCAGCCGACGAGCTCATCCCCTGGTGCCTCCGCAACGGCACGGGCGTCATCGTCTACAGCCCGATGCAGGCGGGGCTGCTCTCCGGCTCCTTCCGCATCGGGCGCGTCGCCGAGGACGACTGGCGCCGCCGCAACCCGCTCTTCCAGGGGGCGGCCCTGGCGGCCAACCTGGCCTTCGTCGAGCGCCTTCGGCCCATCGCTGAGCGGCACGGGCGGACCGTCGGGAACCTGGCGGTCGCCTGGGCGCTCGGCGTGCCAGGCGTCACCTCGGCCATCGTCGGGGCGCGCCGGCCCGCCCAGGTCGAGGAGAACGTGGGCGCGATGGGCCTGGCGCTCTCGCCGGATGACCTGGCCGAGATCGGGCGCGCTTACGCCGAGACAGCCGCCGAGCGCTCCTGA
- a CDS encoding nicotinate phosphoribosyltransferase → MSVFDCRRLPVSTFRLDVERMRGGWYSDKYFTNVVTLLTELAKRGYRFGGQNEDLSDLGVDLANIDTGNVEVEMQWFSRRRPMSIVVGIDKCLAILRECAGTFDATGEWRGTWDQLEVRAVHDGAIAQFGGDARQVAPVMKVRGRYRDFAMLETPTLGALTRGTRVATNVYSVLEAAGGKDVLFFPARFDAHEVQAADGYAYYIAVQRYNATHDRQSRHLVSTDEQGDWWGGAGGGTVAHAAIACFLGDTVETMMAFAAVLSPAVPRIALVDFRNDCVGTSLAVMERMFARYRELVDAGREEEAARYALFGVRPDTGGTMRDRNVEPLGDPNLDNGVNPRLCFLMRRAIDSAFERWDLPARWVDRARRWCRDVRIIVTGGFTPDRIRQFEAQGVPADVYGVGSYLFSNCPRCGTNSDFTADIVRARIHGQWYDMAKVGRQASENADLLVVE, encoded by the coding sequence GTGAGCGTGTTCGACTGCCGACGATTGCCGGTCTCCACCTTCCGGCTCGATGTTGAACGGATGCGAGGCGGGTGGTACTCGGACAAGTACTTCACCAACGTCGTTACGCTCCTGACCGAGCTTGCGAAGCGCGGTTACCGCTTCGGCGGCCAAAACGAGGACCTCTCGGACCTCGGGGTCGACCTGGCCAACATCGACACGGGCAACGTCGAGGTCGAGATGCAGTGGTTCAGCCGGCGCCGCCCGATGTCGATCGTCGTCGGCATTGACAAGTGTCTGGCGATACTCCGTGAGTGCGCGGGAACGTTCGACGCCACGGGCGAGTGGCGCGGCACCTGGGACCAGCTTGAGGTGCGCGCCGTCCACGATGGCGCGATCGCGCAGTTCGGCGGTGACGCGCGCCAGGTGGCCCCGGTGATGAAGGTCCGCGGACGCTATCGCGACTTCGCGATGCTGGAGACGCCGACGCTCGGGGCCCTGACGCGCGGCACGCGCGTGGCGACCAACGTCTACAGCGTCCTGGAGGCGGCGGGCGGCAAGGACGTCCTCTTCTTCCCCGCGCGATTTGACGCCCACGAGGTCCAGGCCGCCGACGGCTACGCCTACTACATCGCCGTGCAGCGCTACAACGCGACGCACGACCGCCAGTCGCGCCACCTGGTGTCGACCGACGAGCAGGGCGACTGGTGGGGCGGCGCCGGCGGCGGCACGGTGGCGCACGCCGCGATCGCCTGCTTCCTGGGCGATACGGTCGAGACGATGATGGCATTCGCGGCGGTGCTTTCACCGGCAGTCCCGCGAATCGCGCTCGTCGACTTCCGCAACGACTGCGTCGGCACCTCGCTGGCGGTGATGGAGCGCATGTTCGCGCGCTACCGCGAACTGGTGGATGCGGGCCGGGAGGAGGAGGCCGCGCGCTACGCGCTCTTCGGGGTGCGTCCGGACACCGGCGGCACGATGCGCGACCGCAACGTCGAGCCCCTCGGCGACCCGAACCTCGACAACGGCGTGAACCCGCGGTTGTGCTTTCTGATGCGCCGCGCCATCGACTCGGCCTTCGAGCGCTGGGACCTGCCCGCGCGCTGGGTCGATCGCGCTCGCCGCTGGTGCCGCGACGTGCGAATCATCGTGACGGGCGGGTTCACGCCGGACCGCATCCGGCAGTTCGAGGCGCAGGGCGTGCCGGCTGACGTCTACGGGGTAGGCTCCTACCTCTTCTCGAACTGCCCGCGGTGCGGAACCAACAGCGACTTCACCGCCGACATCGTTCGCGCGAGGATACACGGACAGTGGTACGACATGGCCAAGGTCGGCAGACAGGCCAGCGAGAACGCCGATCTTCTGGTCGTCGAGTGA
- a CDS encoding PEP-CTERM sorting domain-containing protein, with amino-acid sequence MRMPRLVWALALVLAVPAQAQTDYLEEEYNDDYPAQFLTGNPIFQSGDRLVGSISLHGPAFPSPTDYDLHYLTFAGAGSPGIYRYVFDLDAGGEDSFLVLFDQGLHTTLPFYLGINDDREPGSQFDSRIVFDHFDTTGANSVWGVDISAFDTLGEFNYALTVTREDTPVTDLGLLGRGVHEATGTNQPGAGEWYGFDLDTPLDVIIDTEGSDLWDTELALFDANGNTIGGNDDIDPASGNLWSRIERHLDAGRYYVALGSYDEFGINYGSFYNWNLVFDRPLGWDRDGFSGDTFVAPYVVRVTAVPEPGAAALMLVGLAMGALGLRRRRT; translated from the coding sequence ATGAGGATGCCGCGTCTCGTCTGGGCCCTGGCGCTGGTGCTCGCGGTGCCCGCGCAGGCGCAGACGGACTATCTCGAGGAGGAGTACAACGACGACTACCCCGCCCAGTTCCTGACCGGCAATCCGATCTTCCAGAGCGGTGATCGGCTGGTGGGCTCCATCTCCCTGCACGGCCCGGCCTTCCCCTCGCCCACCGACTACGACCTGCACTATCTCACCTTCGCCGGCGCGGGCTCTCCGGGCATCTACCGCTACGTGTTCGACCTGGACGCGGGCGGCGAGGACAGCTTCCTGGTCCTGTTCGACCAGGGCCTCCACACGACTTTACCCTTCTACCTCGGCATCAACGACGACCGTGAGCCGGGAAGCCAGTTCGACAGCCGGATCGTGTTCGACCACTTCGACACGACCGGCGCCAACAGCGTGTGGGGCGTCGACATCTCCGCTTTCGACACGCTCGGCGAGTTCAACTATGCCCTCACGGTCACCCGCGAGGACACGCCGGTCACCGACCTCGGCCTGCTCGGCCGCGGCGTGCACGAGGCGACCGGCACCAACCAGCCAGGTGCGGGCGAGTGGTACGGATTCGACCTTGACACGCCCCTGGACGTGATCATCGACACCGAGGGGTCGGACCTGTGGGACACGGAACTGGCCCTGTTCGACGCCAACGGCAACACCATCGGCGGCAACGATGACATTGACCCGGCGAGCGGCAACCTGTGGTCGCGCATCGAGCGCCACCTCGACGCCGGACGCTACTACGTGGCGCTCGGCAGCTACGACGAGTTCGGGATCAACTACGGCAGCTTCTACAACTGGAACCTGGTCTTCGACCGGCCGCTCGGATGGGACCGCGACGGCTTCAGCGGCGACACCTTCGTCGCGCCGTACGTAGTGCGCGTCACGGCCGTGCCCGAGCCCGGAGCCGCGGCGCTGATGCTCGTCGGCCTCGCGATGGGCGCCCTCGGCCTCCGACGCCGCCGGACCTGA
- a CDS encoding MFS transporter, with product MSSATRAPETWIGPRLSAMMFLEFLVWGGWYVTVGNYMGAHGMTDAIPWAYSLCPIAAIISPFFLGMVADRFFATERVLSLMHLLGGVCLLAAPRFSGTAFILVLLLHTLFFMPTLGLTNTLAFHHLTNREKQFPLIRVFGTIGWIAAGILISAVLHGDTTAVQFYVAGGGALLLGFYSLTLPHTPPPAAGQKATFRDILGMDSLALLKQPAFAIFMVCSFLICIPLAFYYSYAPVFVKAIGFKDPAFNMSFGQMSEFFFMLVMPFFFARLGVKWMLGVGMLAWVARYGFFAAAAAANPHILWLVIAGIVLHGICYDFFFVTGQIYVDRVASVRIRGQAQGFLVLVTQGVGMLIGAQVAGLLVKANTVGAGTPAETVAWSSVWLIPCIAAGVILLIFLATFRESRRAPEGARAAA from the coding sequence ATGAGCAGCGCCACGCGTGCCCCCGAAACCTGGATCGGGCCCCGTCTGTCGGCGATGATGTTCCTGGAGTTCCTGGTCTGGGGCGGCTGGTACGTCACCGTCGGCAACTACATGGGCGCCCACGGGATGACGGACGCCATTCCATGGGCCTACTCCCTCTGCCCGATCGCGGCGATCATCTCGCCATTCTTCCTCGGCATGGTCGCCGACCGCTTCTTCGCCACCGAGCGCGTGCTCTCCCTGATGCACCTGCTCGGCGGTGTCTGTCTGCTGGCGGCGCCGCGGTTCTCGGGCACGGCGTTTATCCTGGTGCTTCTGCTCCACACGCTCTTCTTCATGCCGACCCTCGGCCTGACGAACACGCTCGCCTTCCACCACCTCACGAACCGCGAGAAGCAGTTCCCGCTGATCCGCGTGTTTGGGACCATCGGCTGGATCGCCGCGGGCATCCTGATCAGCGCCGTGCTGCATGGCGACACCACCGCCGTGCAGTTCTACGTGGCGGGTGGAGGAGCGCTCTTGCTGGGGTTCTACAGCCTGACGCTGCCACACACCCCGCCGCCTGCGGCCGGGCAGAAGGCGACGTTTCGCGACATCCTGGGGATGGACTCGCTGGCACTGCTGAAGCAGCCGGCGTTCGCCATCTTCATGGTCTGCTCGTTTCTGATCTGCATCCCACTGGCGTTCTACTACAGCTACGCTCCCGTCTTCGTCAAGGCGATCGGCTTTAAGGACCCCGCGTTCAACATGTCGTTTGGCCAGATGTCCGAGTTCTTCTTCATGCTCGTGATGCCGTTCTTCTTCGCGCGGCTTGGCGTGAAGTGGATGCTCGGGGTGGGGATGCTGGCATGGGTCGCGCGCTACGGCTTCTTCGCCGCAGCGGCCGCCGCCAACCCGCACATCCTCTGGCTGGTCATCGCGGGCATCGTGCTGCACGGCATCTGCTACGACTTCTTCTTCGTCACCGGGCAGATCTACGTGGACCGCGTGGCCTCGGTTCGGATCCGCGGGCAGGCCCAGGGCTTCCTGGTGCTGGTCACGCAGGGGGTCGGGATGCTTATCGGCGCGCAGGTGGCGGGGCTGCTGGTCAAAGCCAACACGGTCGGCGCCGGCACTCCCGCGGAGACCGTGGCGTGGAGCTCGGTCTGGCTGATCCCGTGCATCGCCGCGGGTGTGATCCTGCTGATCTTCCTCGCGACGTTCCGCGAGAGTCGACGCGCTCCCGAGGGAGCGAGGGCCGCAGCCTGA
- a CDS encoding PEP-CTERM sorting domain-containing protein (PEP-CTERM proteins occur, often in large numbers, in the proteomes of bacteria that also encode an exosortase, a predicted intramembrane cysteine proteinase. The presence of a PEP-CTERM domain at a protein's C-terminus predicts cleavage within the sorting domain, followed by covalent anchoring to some some component of the (usually Gram-negative) cell surface. Many PEP-CTERM proteins exhibit an unusual sequence composition that includes large numbers of potential glycosylation sites. Expression of one such protein has been shown restore the ability of a bacterium to form floc, a type of biofilm.): MFVRLRLAVVAAALAALALAVPPRPAAAQITFDFEAQAATALPRLGALTSLSITESGLTITITRTSGAAFDIVENSAATGQDGKPAGWALHSLDPFFDSVTADAFLVDFSMPVTGVSVETGDYGGDIDDVSLLAYAGAGGSGALLGSDSGTYSGAFTSIVTLSTGVSGIMSVVLAGGSPGSFPNSMFWDNLVVLDAGTPVVPEPGTLALVGALVPAAGLMALRRRAR, encoded by the coding sequence ATGTTCGTGCGTCTTCGTCTTGCGGTCGTGGCGGCGGCGCTTGCAGCGCTGGCCCTCGCCGTACCGCCGCGGCCCGCGGCCGCCCAGATCACCTTCGACTTCGAGGCTCAGGCCGCCACCGCGCTGCCGCGCCTCGGCGCGCTCACCTCGCTGAGCATCACGGAGAGCGGGCTCACGATCACCATCACCCGCACCAGCGGGGCCGCCTTCGACATCGTGGAGAACAGCGCTGCCACCGGGCAGGACGGCAAGCCGGCCGGCTGGGCGCTGCACTCGCTGGATCCGTTCTTTGACTCGGTCACAGCGGACGCATTCCTTGTTGACTTCTCCATGCCGGTGACGGGCGTTTCGGTGGAGACCGGCGACTATGGCGGCGACATCGACGACGTATCGCTCCTGGCGTACGCGGGAGCGGGCGGCAGCGGCGCCCTGCTCGGCAGCGACAGTGGCACGTACTCGGGCGCGTTCACCAGCATCGTCACTCTCAGTACGGGCGTCTCGGGCATCATGAGCGTTGTGCTTGCGGGCGGGTCGCCAGGGTCGTTCCCGAACAGCATGTTCTGGGATAACCTGGTCGTCCTCGACGCGGGCACGCCGGTCGTTCCGGAGCCGGGCACCCTGGCCCTGGTCGGCGCGCTCGTGCCGGCCGCTGGCCTGATGGCTCTGCGCCGTCGCGCCCGGTAG
- a CDS encoding glycoside hydrolase family 127 protein — protein sequence MPRPVHHPRYSVQPVLEPAARAALRLGGPLGERLQANARNWLLTAPEANPGMLQMFRDRNRTPPRDLMPWAGEFAGKYLTAGVTALRAGRPAGLAAHLRGFVRDLVATQAADGYLGPFPAVERMTGPGRWDLWGQYHVMLGLLMWHEETGDRAAWHAATRCADRFCREFLSGGRRVRDAGSEEMNQSCAHAFALLYRASGEPRYLQMLREIEADWETPPSGDYVRTALAGLSFWQTPRPRWESLHAVQAVAELAFLTGEPRYREAFERIWWSIVEGDRHNTGGFSSGEQATGNPYNAGAIETCCTVAWMALTVDYLRMSGSSLAADELEIATWNAVLGAQNADGRWWTYNTPMDGERRASAHDIVFQARPGTPELNCCSVNGPRALAMVADWGFMAAGAALVVNHLGPGACTARLASGNRLTLAQQTDYPIGDRIRLLLSLSRPEDLALRVRVPGWSERTEASLNGRALPPPEPGAYLEIERRWEPGDKLDLRLDMRPWLWVGEREAAGKASIYRGPLLLAYDPRFGVLSPEELPELQAGTTGACAPERPGSTPRPTPLLLTSAPAGDGRLPLCDFASAGGAGNPYRSWLPMRGAEPAPFTRTNPLRRVRVTG from the coding sequence ATGCCACGTCCGGTCCACCACCCCCGCTACAGTGTGCAGCCCGTTCTCGAGCCCGCCGCGCGCGCCGCGCTCCGCCTCGGCGGGCCGCTCGGCGAGCGCCTCCAGGCCAACGCGCGCAACTGGCTGCTAACGGCGCCCGAAGCCAATCCCGGCATGCTCCAGATGTTCCGCGACCGGAACCGAACCCCGCCGCGCGACCTGATGCCCTGGGCCGGCGAGTTCGCCGGCAAGTACCTCACCGCGGGAGTCACCGCGCTGCGAGCCGGGCGTCCAGCCGGGCTCGCGGCCCATCTGCGCGGATTCGTGCGCGACCTGGTGGCCACGCAGGCGGCCGACGGCTACCTGGGCCCGTTTCCAGCCGTCGAGCGGATGACCGGACCGGGACGATGGGACCTCTGGGGCCAGTACCACGTAATGCTCGGCCTGCTCATGTGGCACGAGGAGACGGGCGACCGCGCGGCGTGGCACGCCGCGACGCGGTGCGCCGACCGCTTCTGCCGGGAGTTCCTCTCGGGCGGCCGGCGCGTGCGCGATGCGGGCTCCGAGGAGATGAACCAGTCATGCGCACACGCCTTCGCGCTGCTCTACCGCGCCAGCGGCGAGCCCCGCTACCTGCAGATGCTGCGCGAGATCGAGGCCGACTGGGAGACGCCGCCCTCCGGCGACTACGTGCGTACCGCGCTCGCCGGACTGTCCTTCTGGCAGACGCCCAGGCCGCGTTGGGAGAGCCTGCACGCCGTTCAGGCGGTCGCCGAGCTCGCCTTCCTCACCGGTGAGCCCCGCTACCGGGAGGCGTTCGAGCGGATATGGTGGAGCATCGTTGAGGGCGACCGCCACAACACGGGCGGCTTCTCGTCAGGCGAGCAAGCGACCGGCAACCCCTACAATGCGGGCGCCATCGAGACGTGCTGCACGGTGGCGTGGATGGCGCTCACGGTGGACTACCTGAGGATGTCCGGCTCCTCGCTGGCGGCCGACGAGCTGGAGATCGCCACGTGGAACGCGGTGCTTGGCGCGCAGAACGCCGATGGCCGCTGGTGGACCTACAACACCCCGATGGACGGCGAGCGCCGTGCCTCGGCGCACGACATCGTGTTTCAGGCCCGGCCGGGCACGCCGGAGCTCAACTGCTGCTCCGTGAACGGGCCGCGCGCGCTCGCGATGGTCGCGGATTGGGGCTTCATGGCGGCCGGGGCGGCGCTCGTCGTCAATCACCTCGGCCCAGGGGCGTGCACCGCTCGGCTCGCCTCCGGCAACCGGCTGACGCTCGCGCAGCAAACCGACTACCCCATTGGCGATCGAATCCGGCTGCTCCTATCGCTGAGCCGACCCGAGGACCTCGCGCTCCGGGTGCGCGTACCCGGCTGGTCGGAGCGCACCGAGGCATCGCTCAACGGACGCGCGCTGCCGCCGCCCGAGCCCGGGGCGTACCTGGAGATCGAGAGGCGCTGGGAACCCGGCGACAAGCTCGATCTGCGTCTGGACATGCGCCCGTGGCTGTGGGTGGGCGAGCGCGAGGCGGCCGGCAAGGCGTCCATCTACCGGGGCCCGCTGCTGCTCGCCTACGATCCGCGGTTCGGCGTTCTCTCGCCGGAGGAGCTGCCCGAGCTCCAAGCCGGCACAACGGGCGCGTGCGCGCCGGAGCGGCCGGGCTCCACGCCGCGCCCTACTCCGCTCCTGCTGACGAGCGCACCCGCTGGCGATGGCCGGCTGCCGCTGTGCGACTTTGCGAGCGCCGGCGGCGCCGGCAACCCGTACCGGTCCTGGCTGCCGATGCGCGGCGCGGAGCCCGCGCCGTTCACACGGACGAACCCGCTGCGGCGCGTTCGGGTAACAGGATGA